From the genome of Geminocystis herdmanii PCC 6308, one region includes:
- a CDS encoding TerD family protein produces the protein MAISLQKGQRISLAKVAPSLVAGFIGLGWDTNSTDTGGDFDLDVSVFLLGANEKLVSEKHFIFYNNLISPDPDQSIKLLGDNRTGDGEGDDEGLIVDLRKVPSDIAKIVVTVTIYEADKRHQNFGQVTNAYIRLVDVQTKEEVLRYDLTEDFSVETAVIMAELYNKDGEWRINAVGSGFEGGLQSLLDKYSN, from the coding sequence ATGGCTATATCACTACAAAAAGGACAAAGAATTTCATTAGCAAAAGTTGCGCCTAGCCTTGTGGCAGGGTTTATTGGTTTAGGTTGGGATACCAACTCCACAGATACGGGAGGGGATTTTGATTTAGATGTATCCGTGTTTCTCTTAGGTGCTAACGAAAAATTAGTATCAGAAAAACACTTTATTTTTTACAATAACCTAATTAGTCCTGATCCTGATCAGTCTATCAAACTTTTGGGGGATAATCGCACGGGAGACGGAGAAGGAGACGATGAAGGCTTAATTGTAGATTTGCGCAAAGTACCCTCCGACATTGCTAAAATTGTTGTTACCGTCACCATCTACGAAGCTGATAAGAGACACCAAAATTTTGGACAAGTTACCAATGCCTATATTCGTCTCGTGGATGTGCAAACCAAAGAAGAAGTTTTACGCTACGATTTAACAGAAGATTTTTCTGTGGAAACAGCAGTTATCATGGCGGAATTATACAACAAAGATGGAGAATGGCGCATTAATGCCGTTGGTAGTGGCTTTGAAGGAGGTTTACAATCCCTCTTAGACAAATATAGCAATTAG
- a CDS encoding 4a-hydroxytetrahydrobiopterin dehydratase, whose amino-acid sequence MSIFLCQYIDISSLYEHSPLVQNIDRTYMILNELEIRQQLGNLPDWMTNGQALVASYKFKDFIEAMAFVNKLIEPSEKSGHHPDISISYNRVTIHLTTHDAGGITQKDVDLAHEITKIHKE is encoded by the coding sequence TTGAGTATATTTTTGTGTCAATATATAGATATTAGCTCATTATATGAGCATTCACCATTAGTACAAAATATCGATCGAACTTATATGATATTAAACGAACTTGAGATCAGACAACAGTTAGGTAATTTACCAGATTGGATGACTAACGGACAAGCTCTTGTAGCTAGTTATAAATTTAAGGATTTCATTGAAGCTATGGCATTTGTCAATAAATTAATCGAGCCTTCGGAAAAATCTGGGCATCATCCCGATATTTCTATATCTTACAACAGAGTAACCATTCACCTCACCACCCATGATGCAGGAGGTATTACTCAAAAAGACGTTGATTTAGCCCATGAAATTACGAAAATCCACAAAGAATAA